In one window of Musa acuminata AAA Group cultivar baxijiao chromosome BXJ3-2, Cavendish_Baxijiao_AAA, whole genome shotgun sequence DNA:
- the LOC135630648 gene encoding E3 ubiquitin-protein ligase ATL4-like, producing the protein MDSLPPQPPTNSSSVSLSVSLIIIAAIIVFVVLASFFIHLFLRFLSCRRGSSVAALPLPLDRSRSASSSAAAAAANFVPFDQEKANSLPVYSLAASPKSSPDCAVCLSPLRRHDELRLLPACRHAFHSSCVDPWLQTTPSCPLCRASVSLPASLLPALPSAVPPLSDEPDSSRLGSFRIEIGSVSRRMTPSGELSGNPSPLPAPLPSSLRTYSIGSSFEYLVDEEVEAVVARITRRTEKVEKRGDTNTSTEADAATAPPGDAVAEAAGGGPRLLKEYVDQLSSSASSSFSSLRFSNRWSHRYDGDGVRNSWDLERSAWQEVEESGLHDFFHWLMGA; encoded by the coding sequence ATGGACTCGCTTCCTCCTCAGCCCCCTACCAATTCATCTTCTGTATCCCTCAGCGTGAGTCTGATCATAATCGCCGCCATCATTGTCTTCGTCGTGCTCGCCTCCTTCTTCATCCACCTTTTCCTTCGCTTCCTCTCCTGCCGCCGCGGCTCCTCTGTCGCCGCCTTGCCGTTGCCGCTCGACCGTTCCCGATCAGCCTCCTCctcagccgccgccgccgccgccaactTTGTACCCTTCGACCAGGAGAAGGCCAACTCGCTCCCTGTCTACTCACTAGCCGCCAGCCCCAAGTCCTCGCCGGACTGCGCCGTCTGCCTCTCCCCTCTCCGCCGCCACGACGAGCTCCGTCTCCTGCCTGCCTGTCGCCACGCCTTCCACTCCTCCTGCGTCGACCCCTGGCTCCAGACCACTCCTTCTTGCCCCCTTTGCCGCGCTTCCGTTTCCCTTCCCGCCTCCCTACTTCCAGCGCTGCCGTCGGCGGTGCCGCCACTCTCCGACGAACCTGACTCCTCGAGATTAGGCAGCTTCCGGATCGAGATAGGAAGCGTCAGCCGCCGGATGACACCGTCGGGGGAGTTATCGGGAAATCCTTCGCCACTGCCAGCTCCGCTTCCGTCGTCCCTGAGGACGTACTCGATAGGGTCGTCGTTCGAGTACCTGGTGGACGAGGAGGTGGAGGCGGTGGTGGCGAGGATCACGCGACGGACGGAGAAGGTGGAGAAGCGGGGGGATACCAACACCAGCACCGAAGCCGATGCGGCTACGGCGCCACCGGGGGATGCGGTGGCCGAGGCTGCGGGGGGAGGGCCAAGGCTGCTGAAGGAGTACGTCGATCAGCTGTCCTCCTCGGCGTCCTCATCCTTCTCGTCTCTACGCTTCTCCAACCGCTGGAGCCACCGTTACGACGGCGACGGGGTACGGAACTCATGGGATTTGGAGCGTTCCGCGTGGCAAGAGGTGGAGGAGAGTGGCCTACATGACTTCTTCCATTGGCTGATGGGCGCATAG
- the LOC135631439 gene encoding receptor-like protein EIX2, with amino-acid sequence MGGRTPLLVLTFSLAVLSIEFGISHGCRETERKALIDFKRGLHDPSNRLSSWVGEDCCAWEGVGCSNISGHVIKLDLRNRRRMHLYEDCTHQEVYYLSDDDPGCKWAVRGDITPSLRSLQQLNRLDLSGNYFMHKPIPKFLGAFRRLTYLNLSGAGFVGRVPDQLGNLSTLQHLDLSYNRYWDDEGDGFFSLYLENTRWISMLTSLRHLNMNWVNLTNASNWLQDLNVLPRVQEIELSSCDLGTFPRSLSHINFTFLITLDLRGNDINSTIPDWVFNITSLEFLYLGGNDLHGFFPDSVTKLTSLRALDLSGSVVQDGFMQLAPISNLCKLQILYLSQVPINDVLANLEMVFSRCLKYSIEELDLSDTQLSGSFPDWLGNIKNLKSLDLSFNSLYGSVPASIGNLSLLQHLVLYSNDLNGTISKGIGQLKSLVDLDLSNNSLSLSEDDLVNLSSLKYLDISYNFIELNKSDDWIPPFQLQSLSMDFCQIGPTPQFPKWLRTQTILHRLQLSSASIKDMFFERLPSSLEYLDLSNNEITYDAQQYFPNLIMLDLRNNSLSGHLPPKILNMMPRLKYLDLSNNKITEVKDMILDGRPSSLEHLDLSYNSLNRSQLVSLGNLSMLRSLDLGSNNLKGMLPEGIKWLKGLVDLDLYDNSLSLSEDDLANLSSLKYLDISYNFIELDKSDDWIPPFRLQSLFMDFCQIGPTPQFPKWLRTQTTLRDLDLSSAGIKDMFFDRLPSSLEYLDLRNNYLSGHLPPKILNMMPRLKYLYLSNNKITEVKDMILDGHPSSLEYLDLSYNSLHGSQLVSLGNLSMLQSLDLGSNNLNGMLPEGIKWLKGLVELDLYNNSLSLSEVQLANLSSLKYLDISYNSIYLNKSDDWIPPFQLNTLRLGFCQILPRPHFPKWLRTQTTLGELDLSNTGMKGTIPNWLPSGLEYLDLSNNMIGGDVPYYFSNLTTLDLSNNSLSGYLPLNISNMMPSLEYLSLSNNKFTGEMPQFFPKLRYLFLSNNSFSGNLSTRITNTMPTLQWFDISTNNMSGEIPFSYCQLRNLEGLQLSENNLSGEVPNCWKNSSNLLLLDLSSNKLVGGVPDSLCNLQTLESLHLSHNNLSGPIPHCLKSCTELATLDLGHNNFIGNIPTWIGEGLLYLKTLSLRSNAFNGSIPRLSSLPSLRILDLSNNNLSGTIPQSFGDLNALKSVPMYHCCYFKTTHLYEEDMWLIIKGREIKYTTIRQLSIDTLIDLSNNYLSGNIPEELGNLHGLRSLNLSRNILIGQIPWSIGRMKQLEVLDLSRNNLSGAIPSGLATLNFLDHLNLSYNNLSGSIPTSNQLQTFTDPSIYIGNPYLCGPPLPINCTVNIAKAIEEEQNKNSSESRMETLWLYTSITLGFITGFWMICGSLLLRRTWRITYFRAIDNMIDKLYVVMVVTVAKYRRKL; translated from the exons ATGGGTGGGAGAACCCCTCTTCTTGTCCTCACCTTTTCTCTTGCTGTTCTGAGCATTGAGTTTGGGATTTCTCATGGCTGCCGAGAGACGGAGAGGAAAGCCCTCATCGACTTCAAGCGTGGACTTCATGATCCTTCCAATCGTCTCTCTTCCTGGGTCGGGGAGGACTGTTGTGCGTGGGAAGGAGTTGGCTGCAGCAACATCTCTGGTCATGTTATCAAGCTGGATCTTCGAAATAGACGACGAATGCATCTATATGAAGACTGCACTCATCAGGAGGTGTACTACTTGTCGGATGATGACCCAGGATGCAAATGGGCAGTGCGTGGTGACATAACTCCATCACTGCGTTCTCTCCAACAACTTAATCGCCTGGACCTCAGCGGCAACTATTTTATGCATAAACCTATCCCCAAGTTCTTGGGAGCTTTCAGAAGACTAACATATCTTAACCTCTCAGGTGCAGGCTTCGTGGGTAGAGTACCTGACCAGCTCGGAAATCTATCCACTTTGCAGCACCTCGACCTTTCTTATAACCGCTATTGGGATGATGAAGGTGATGGCTTCTTCAGCTTGTACCTTGAGAACACGAGATGGATCTCTATGCTCACTTCCCTTCGGCACCTTAACATGAATTGGGTCAATTTGACAAATGCATCCAACTGGTTGCAAGATTTGAACGTGCTACCGCGTGTTCAAGAGATTGAATTAAGTTCTTGTGACTTAGGGACCTTTCCTCGTTCGTTGTCTCATATAAACTTCACATTTCTCATCACTCTTGATTTACGAGGTAATGATATAAACTCCACCATACCAGATTGGGTGTTCAATATTACTAGCCTCGAGTTCCTTTATCTTGGTGGGAATGACCTGCATGGATTCTTTCCTGATTCTGTTACAAAGTTAACGTCTCTCAGGGCACTCGACTTGTCTGGGAGTGTGGTCCAAGATGGCTTCATGCAGCTAGCTCCTATATCCAATCTCTGCAAGCTCCAAATTCTCTACCTGAGCCAAGTGCCTATCAATGATGTGCTTGCCAATCTAGAAATGGTTTTCTCTAGATGTCTTAAGTATAGCATCGAGGAATTGGATCTCAGCGACACCCAGCTGAGTGGTTCCTTTCCGGATTGGCTAGGGAACATCAAGAATCTCAAATCTCTTGATCTTTCTTTCAACTCCCTCTATGGATCAGTGCCTGCATCTATCGGGAATCTATCATTGCTGCAACATTTAGTTTTATATTCCAATGATTTGAATGGGACGATTTCGAAAGGCATCGGACAACTGAAGAGCCTTGTTGATTTGGATCTCTCCAATAACTCGTTGAGCTTATCGGAGGATGACTTGGTTAATCTATCGAGTTTGAAGTATTTGGACATTTCGTACAACTTCATTGAATTGAACAAAAGCGATGATTGGATCCCTCCTTTTCAGCTTCAAAGCCtctccatggatttctgtcaaataGGGCCCACGCCCCAATTTCCAAAATGGCTCCGAACACAAACCATTCTTCATCGATTACAATTGTCAAGTGCAAGTATCAAAGATATGTTTTTCGAGAGGCTTCCTTCAAGTCTTGAGTATTTGGATCTCTCCAATAATGAGATCACTTATGATGCACAACAATATTTTCCAAATCTAATTATGTTGGATCTCAGAAATAATTCTTTATCCGGACATCTTCCTCCAAAAATATTAAACATGATGCCAAGACTCAAATATTTGGATCTCTCCAACAACAAGATTACTG AGGTAAAAGACATGATTCTCGATGGGCGTCCTTCTAGTCTTGAGCATTTGGATCTTTCTTATAACTCTCTCAATCGATCACAACTTGTATCTCTTGGAAACCTCTCTATGCTGCGATCTTTGGATTTAGGATCCAACAATTTGAAGGGGATGCTTCCGGAAGGCATCAAATGGTTGAAGGGCCTCGTAGATTTGGATCTCTACGATAACTCATTGAGCTTATCGGAGGACGACCTGGCTAATCTATCGAGTTTGAAATATTTGGACATTTCTTACAACTTCATTGAATTGGATAAAAGCGATGATTGGATCCCTCCTTTTCGGCTTCAAAGTCTCTTCATGGATTTCTGCCAAATAGGGCCCACGCCCCAATTTCCAAAATGGCTCCGAACACAGACCACTCTTCGTGATTTAGATTTATCAAGTGCAGGTATCAAAGACATGTTTTTCGATAGGCTTCCATCTAGTCTTGAGTATTTGGATCTCAGAAATAATTATTTATCCGGACATCTTCCTCCAAAAATATTAAACATGATGCCAAGACTCAAATATTTGTATCTCTCCAACAACAAGATTACTG AAGTAAAAGACATGATTCTCGATGGGCATCCTTCTAGTCTTGAGTATTTGGATCTTTCTTATAACTCTCTCCATGGATCACAACTTGTATCTCTTGGAAACCTCTCTATGCTGCAATCTTTGGATTTAGGATCCAACAATTTGAATGGGATGCTTCCGGAAGGCATCAAATGGTTGAAGGGCCTCGTCGAATTGGATCTCTACAATAACTCGTTGAGCTTATCGGAGGTCCAATTGGCTAATCTATCAAGTTTGAAATATTTGGACATTTCATACAACTCTATATACTTGAACAAAAGCGATGATTGGATCCCTCCCTTTCAGCTTAACACCCTTCGCTTGGGATTCTGTCAAATATTGCCCAGGCCCCATTTTCCGAAATGGCTCCGAACACAAACCACTCTTGGTGAATTAGATTTATCAAATACAGGTATGAAAGGAACGATTCCCAACTGGCTTCCATCCGGTCTCGAGTATTTGGATCTCTCCAATAATATGATTGGCGGTGATGTACCATATTATTTTTCAAATCTAACTACGTTGGATCTCAGCAATAACTCGTTATCAGGATATCTTCCTCTAAACATATCAAACATGATGCCAAGTCTGGAATATTTGTCTCTCTCCAACAACAAGTTTACGGGTGAGATGCCACAATTCTTTCCAAAACTGAGATATTTATTTCTTTCAAATAACTCATTCTCTGGGAATCTTTCAACAAGAATCACAAATACCATGCCAACTTTACAATGGTTCGATATATCTACGAATAATATGAGTGGTGAGATTCCCTTTTCTTATTGTCAATTGAGGAATTTGGAAGGGCTTCAGCTTTCTGAGAATAATTTGTCAGGAGAGGTTCCTAATTGCTGGAAAAATTCCTCAAATTTacttcttttagacttatcaagcAACAAATTAGTAGGTGGAGTCCCTGATTCGCTCTGTAATTTGCAAACTCTAGAGTCACTGCACTTGAGTCACAATAATTTATCCGGGCCAATTCCTCATTGTTTAAAGAGTTGCACAGAACTAGCTACTCTCGACTTGGGCCACAACAATTTTATTGGGAACATACCAACTTGGATTGGAGAAGGCCTATTGTACCTGAAGACGCTTAGCTTACGCTCGAATGCCTTCAACGGCAGTATTCCTCGATTATCTTCTCTACCATCTCTTCGTATCTTGGATCTCTCCAATAACAATCTTTCAGGAACAATACCACAGAGCTTTGGAGACTTAAATGCATTGAAAAGCGTTCCTATGTATCATTGTTGTTACTTCAAAACCACTCATCTCTACGAGGAAGATATGTGGCttattataaaaggaagagaaatTAAGTATACAACCATCAGACAACTTTCAATTGATACACTTATTGATCTCTCCAACAATTACTTATCTGGAAACATTCCTGAAGAATTGGGGAATTTGCATGGATTGCGGAGCTTAAATCTGTCCAGAAATATCCTTATAGGTCAGATACCATGGAGCATTGGCAGAATGAAACAACTAGAAGTCCTCGATCTCTCAAGAAATAATCTCTCGGGTGCAATTCCTTCCGGTTTGGCGACCTTGAATTTCTTagaccatttgaatttatcatataaCAATCTTTCAGGAAGCATTCCCACTAGCAACCAATTGCAAACTTTTACTGATCCATCTATCTACATTGGCAATCCATATCTTTGTGGCCCTCCTCTGCCCATAAATTGTACGGTAAATATAGCGAAGGCCATTGAAGAAGagcaaaataaaaattcttctgagAGCAGAATGGAAACACTTTGGTTATACACGAGCATCACGCTAGGATTTATTACCGGATTTTGGATGATTTGTGGAAGTCTTTTGTTACGACGGACATGGAGGATCACGTACTTTCGTGCCATTGATAACATGATTGACAAGCTATACGTGGTGATGGTAGTGACCGTAGCAAAATACAGAAGGAAGCTATGA
- the LOC135631422 gene encoding receptor-like protein EIX2 — MGGRTPLLVLTFSLAVLSMKLGISHGCRETERKALIDFKRGLHDPSNRLSSWVGEDCCAWEGVGCSNISGHVIKLDLRNRRLTYPIEYCTHQEVYDMLDDDPGCKWAVRGDITPSLRSLQQLNRLDLSGNYFMHKPIPKFLGAFRRLTYLNLSGAGFVGRVPDQLGNLSTLQHLDLSYNCYGVDEGDDFFCLYLENTRWISMLTSLRHLNMTCVRFTNAANWLQDLNALPHIQEIELSYCDLGTFPRSLSHANFTSLTTLDLGYNDINSTIPDWVFNITSLEFLYLGGNDLSGFFPNSVTKLTSLKALDLSWSVFQDGFMRLAPISNLCKLQILNLRYVPVNDVLANLKMVFSGCLRNSMEELYLGGTQLSGFFPDWLGNIKNLKSLDLSFNSLCGSVPASIGNLSLLQHLVLYSNNLNGTISKGIGQLKSLVDLDLSDNSLSLSEDDLANLSSLKYLDISYNFIELNKGDDWIPPFQLRSLSMEFCQIGPTPQFPKWLRTQTTLRQLHLSSASIKDMFFDRLPSSLEYLDLRNNSLSGHLPPKILNMMPRLKYLDLSNNKITGVKDMILDGHPSSLEQLDLSYNSLHESQLVSLGNLSMLRYLDLGSNNLNGMLPEGIKRLKGLAYLDLYNNSLRLSEDDLANLSSLKYLVISYNSIYLNKNDDWIPPFQLNTLSMEFCQILPMPQFPKWLRTQTTLSGLFLSNTGIKETIPNWLPSGLQYLDLSDNKITGEIPQFFPKLKYLFLSNNSFSGNLSPRITNIMPSLQWFDISTNNMSGEIPFSYCQLRNLEGLQLSENNLSGEVPNCWKNSSNLLLLDLSSNKLVGGVPDSLCNLQTLESLHLSHNNLSGPIPHCLKSCTELSTLDLGHNNFIGNIPTWIGESLLYLKTLSLRSNAFNGSIPQLSSLPSLRILDLSNNNLSGTIPQSFGDFSVLKSDPMYQCCYFNNETFSEEDMWLFIKGSEIKYTTIRQLSIDTLIDLSNNYLSGNIPEELGNLHGLRSLNLSENYLIGQIPRSIGEMKQLEVLDLSRNNLSGAIPSGLEALNFLNQLNLSYNNLSGRIPTGNQLQTFTDPSIYAGNPNLCGPPLPKNCTVNIVKVDEEEQNEYSSESRMETLWLYTSITLGFIIGFWAICGSLLLRRTWRITYFRATDNLCDKLYVVMVVTVAKYKRKL, encoded by the exons atgggtgggagAACCCCTCTTCTTGTCCTCACCTTTTCTCTTGCTGTTCTGAGCATGAAGCTTGGGATTTCTCATGGCTGCCGAGAGACGGAGAGGAAAGCCCTCATCGACTTCAAGCGTGGACTTCATGATCCTTCCAATCGTCTCTCTTCCTGGGTTGGCGAGGACTGTTGTGCGTGGGAAGGAGTTGGCTGCAGCAACATCTCTGGTCATGTTATCAAGCTGGATCTTCGAAATAGACGTCTGACGTATCCAATTGAGTACTGCACTCATCAGGAGGTGTACGACATGTTGGATGATGATCCAGGATGCAAATGGGCAGTGCGTGGTGACATAACTCCATCACTGCGTTCTCTCCAACAACTTAATCGCCTGGACCTCAGCGGCAACTATTTTATGCATAAACCTATCCCAAAGTTCTTGGGAGCTTTCAGAAGACTAACATATCTTAACCTCTCAGGTGCAGGTTTCGTGGGTAGAGTACCTGACCAGCTCGGAAATCTATCCACTTTGCAGCACCTCGACCTTTCTTATAACTGCTATGGGGTTGATGAAGGTGATGACTTCTTCTGCTTGTACCTTGAGAACACGAGATGGATCTCTATGCTCACTTCCCTTCGGCATCTTAACATGACTTGTGTCCGGTTTACAAATGCGGCCAACTGGTTACAAGATTTGAATGCACTACCACATATACAAGAGATTGAATTAAGTTATTGTGACTTAGGGACCTTTCCACGTTCGCTGTCTCATGCCAACTTCACATCTCTCACCACTCTTGATTTAGGATACAATGATATAAACTCCACCATACCAGATTGGGTGTTCAATATTACTAGCCTCGAGTTCCTTTATCTTGGTGGGAATGACCTATCTGGATTCTTTCCTAATTCTGTTACGAAGTTGACATCTCTCAAGGCACTCGACTTGTCTTGGAGTGTGTTCCAAGATGGCTTCATGCGATTAGCTCCTATATCCAACCTCTGCAAGCTCCAAATTCTCAACCTACGCTATGTGCCTGTTAACGATGTGCTTGCCAATTTAAAAATGGTTTTCTCTGGATGTCTTAGGAATAGCATGGAGGAATTGTACCTCGGAGGCACCCAACTGAGTGGTTTCTTTCCGGATTGGCTAGGGAACATCAAGAATCTTAAATCTCTTGATCTTTCTTTCAACTCCCTCTGTGGATCAGTGCCTGCATCTATCGGGAATCTATCATTGCTACAACATTTGGTTTTATATTCCAATAATTTGAATGGGACGATTTCGAAAGGAATCGGACAACTGAAGAGCCTTGTTGATTTGGATCTCTCCGATAACTCGTTAAGTTTATCGGAGGACGACCTGGCTAATCTATCGAGTTTGAAATATTTGGACATTTCGTACAACTTCATTGAATTGAACAAAGGCGATGACTGGATACCTCCTTTTCAGCTTCGAAGCCTCTCCATGGAGTTCTGCCAAATAGGGCCCACACCCCAATTTCCAAAATGGCTCCGAACACAGACCACTCTTCGTCAACTACATTTGTCAAGTGCAAGTATCAAAGACATGTTTTTCGATAGGCTTCCTTCTAGTCTTGAGTATTTGGATCTCAGAAATAATTCTTTATCAGGACATCTTCCTCCAAAAATATTAAACATGATGCCAAGACTCAAATATTTGGATCTCTCCAACAACAAGATTACTG GAGTAAAAGACATGATTCTCGATGGGCATCCTTCTAGTCTTGAGCAATTGGATCTTTCTTATAACTCTCTCCATGAATCACAACTTGTATCTCTTGGAAACCTCTCTATGCTGCGATATTTGGATTTAGGATCCAACAATTTGAATGGGATGCTTCCGGAAGGCATCAAACGGTTGAAGGGCCTTGCCTATTTGGATCTCTACAATAACTCATTGAGATTATCGGAGGACGACCTTGCTAATCTGTCAAGTTTGAAATATTTGGTCATTTCATACAACTCTATATACTTGAACAAAAACGATGATTGGATCCCTCCCTTTCAGCTTAACACCCTTTCGATGGAATTCTGTCAAATACTTCCCATGCCCCAATTTCCGAAATGGCTCCGAACACAAACCACTCTTAGtggattatttttatcaaatacaGGGATCAAAGAAACGATTCCCAACTGGCTTCCATCCGGTCTCCAATATTTGGATCTATCCGATAACAAGATTACTGGTGAGATACCACAATTCTTTCCGAAAttgaaatatttatttctttCGAATAACTCGTTCTCAGGGAATCTTTCACcaagaatcacaaatatcatgcCAAGCTTACAATGGTTCGATATATCAACGAATAATATGAGTGGTGAGATTCCCTTCTCTTATTGTCAATTGAGGAATTTGGAAGGGCTTCAGCTTTCTGAAAATAATTTGTCAGGAGAGGTTCCTAATTGCTGGAAAAATTCCTCAAATTTacttcttttagacttatcaagcAACAAATTAGTAGGTGGAGTCCCTGATTCGCTCTGTAATTTGCAAACACTGGAGTCACTGCACTTGAGTCACAATAATTTATCCGGGCCGATTCCTCATTGTTTAAAGAGTTGCACAGAACTATCTACTCTCGACTTGGGCCACAACAACTTTATCGGGAACATACCAACTTGGATAGGAGAAAGCCTATTGTACCTGAAGACGCTTAGCTTACGCTCGAATGCCTTCAACGGCAGTATTCCTCAATTATCTTCTCTACCATCTCTTCGTATCTTGGATCTCTCCAACAACAATCTTTCAGGAACGATACCACAGAGCTTTGGAGACTTCAGTGTGTTAAAAAGCGACCCTATGTATCAGTGTTGTTACTTCAACAACGAAACATTCTCGGAGGAAGATATGTGGCTCTTCATAAAAGGAAGTGAAATCAAGTATACCACCATAAGACAACTTTCAATTGATACACTTATTGATCTCTCCAACAATTACTTATCTGGAAACATCCCGGAAGAATTGGGGAATTTGCATGGATTACGGAGTCTAAATCTATCCGAAAATTACCTTATAGGTCAGATACCAAGAAGCATTGGCGAAATGAAACAACTAGAAGTTCTCGATCTCTCAAGAAATAATCTCTCGGGTGCAATTCCTTCCGGTTTGGAGGCCTTGAATTTCTTGAACcaattaaatttatcatataataatctTTCAGGAAGGATTCCCACTGGCAACCAGTTGCAAACTTTTACTGATCCATCTATTTATGCTGGCAATCCAAATCTTTGTGGCCCTCCTCTCCCCAAAAATTGTACGGTAAATATAGTGAAGGTTGATGAAGAAGAGCAAAATGAATATTCTTCTGAGAGCAGAATGGAAACACTTTGGTTATACACGAGCATCACGCTAGGATTTATTATCGGATTTTGGGCAATTTGTGGAAGTCTTTTGTTGCGACGGACATGGAGGATCACGTACTTCCGCGCCACTGATAACCTATGTGACAAGCTATACGTGGTGATGGTAGTGACCGTAGCAAAATACAAAAGGAAGCTATGA
- the LOC103976347 gene encoding uncharacterized protein LOC103976347: MKCTRHPLENGVGVCAPCLRERLLALDAATAPSPDDRKASTQTPSPPPLLFPRSVSPYVPRSAAGGSRRASFLSALFGRRRHGNLERKPQRSSSWLSALLHGRRRKMTSCMSVADDAAEPGRDWGISPERSRGGYDAEPPWRPHRSSMTWATAEHHHHHGSGLAGFAMCLSPLAAASSSRRRSRVAEFGFSGELPRTALGPHRHRRHASAGGPVMWPDTSRKPTELGRLR, from the coding sequence ATGAAGTGCACGCGGCACCCGTTAGAGAACGGCGTCGGCGTCTGCGCCCCTTGCCTCCGCGAGCGCCTCCTCGCCCTCGACGCCGCGACCGCCCCATCACCGGATGACCGGAAGGCCTCCACACAAACCCCGtcgcctcctcctctcctcttcccaCGCTCCGTCTCCCCTTACGTCCCCCGCTCTGCCGCTGGCGGCTCCCGGCGGGCCTCCTTCCTCTCCGCCCTCTTCGGCCGCCGCAGACATGGGAACCTGGAAAGGAAGCCTCAGCGATCCAGCTCTTGGCTCTCGGCACTCCTGCATGGCCGTCGGAGGAAGATGACCTCGTGCATGTCCGTTGCGGACGACGCCGCCGAGCCGGGACGGGACTGGGGCATCTCGCCGGAGAGATCCCGCGGCGGGTACGACGCCGAGCCGCCGTGGCGTCCACATCGGTCCTCGATGACGTGGGCCACCGCGGAGCACCACCATCACCACGGAAGCGGCCTCGCCGGTTTCGCCATGTGTCTCAGCCCGCTGGCGGCGGCGAGCTCCAGCAGGAGGCGGTCTCGGGTGGCGGAGTTCGGCTTTTCCGGCGAGCTCCCAAGGACCGCGTTAGGCCCGCATCGCCACCGCCGGCACGCGTCTGCCGGAGGGCCGGTGATGTGGCCCGACACGTCGCGGAAACCGACGGAACTCGGCAGGTTAAGATGA